A single genomic interval of Juglans regia cultivar Chandler chromosome 1, Walnut 2.0, whole genome shotgun sequence harbors:
- the LOC108996413 gene encoding cysteine-rich and transmembrane domain-containing protein PCC1-like, whose protein sequence is MNTTSEPAAAQGPYAAQGPYVVPPPAGYPTKDDSQNPPHGPVETKSRGEGFWKGW, encoded by the exons ATGAATACTACAAGTGAGCCTGCAG CTGCACAAGGTCCTTATGCTGCACAAGGTCCTTATGTGGTACCACCACCGGCTGGTTATCCTACAAAAGATGACTCTCAGAATCCTCCTCACGGCCCAGTGGAAACCAAGTCAAGGGGTGAAGGGTTCTGGAAGGGATGGTAA
- the LOC108996126 gene encoding uncharacterized protein LOC108996126: MENDTIDSTRDGTLWADGFEDLLIEMLYEDTTMDRLRGGRITNGDHVRIAEKLSSVGPRNFNSDQVKGKIARLKRRQREFTDLMKQTGLGWDPVRSAPVASEEHWANALRVRPSWKHFKTMGCPKYEQLCAIFGCSVALGTMHRASTDPAPDSDDERLLDAEMQHRGPPFTDPNAGPSADPHVPPRPFSASYASGSRRRQRGGPTQDPLIQVQMSETLDAIRRSAEAREKAAMESMEYNRSRKRSKGDTSMESSGAFDLQMHCMKLLEEVEPPLPPEQFNKAFDRLLSTKVQRSFVSISETRRSEWAWSLQ, encoded by the exons ATGGAGAATGATACAATCGATTCGACCCGGGATGGAACCTTATGGGCAGACGGGTTCGAGGATTTGCTTATAGAGATGTTGTATGAAGATACTACTATGGACAGATTGAGGGGAGGGAGGATCACGAACGGTGATCATGTTAGGATTGCTGAAAAGTTGTCATCAGTTGGGCCAAGAAATTTTAATTCTGACCAAGTTAAAGGCAAAATTGCTCGTCTGAAACGAAGACAACGGGAATTCACCGATCTGATGAAGCAAACTGGTTTGGGGTGGGACCCAGTGAGGAGTGCACCAGTTGCGAGTGAGGAACACTGGGCGAATGCCCTTCGG GTGAGACCATCATGGAAGCATTTCAAGACAATGGGATGCCCAAAGTATGAACAACTTTGTGCAATATTTGGTTGTTCAGTTGCATTAGGTACAATGCATCGGGCCTCAACAGATCCTGCTCCAGACAGTGATGATGAGCGCTTGCTTGATGCGGAGATGCAACATCGTGGGCCACCATTTACTGATCCAAATGCGGGCCCCTCAGCCGATCCCCATGTGCCACCGAGACCCTTCTCTGCCTCTTATGCCAGTGGATCTCGTAGACGACAAAGGGGAGGGCCCACCCAAGACCCACTCATTCAAGTGCAAATGAGTGAGACCCTTGATGCTATCAGACGCAGTGCCGAAGCTAGAGAGAAGGCAGCGATGGAATCGATGGAGTACAACCGGTCCAGGAAGCGTAGTAAAGGAGACACTAGCATGGAGTCATCTGGGGCGTTTGATCTCCAAATGCATTGTATGAAGCTGCTCGAAGAAGTTGAACCTCCCCTACCGCCTGAGCAATTTAATAAGGCGTTTGACCGATTGTTGAGTACAAAAGTGCAGAGGTCGTTTGTGTCGATCTCGGAAACTCGTAGGAGTGAGTGGGCTTGGAGTTTGCAGTGA
- the LOC118348292 gene encoding uncharacterized protein LOC118348292, protein MRTQDGVELNSPEEIHNGAIEYFADFLKNTNQSRVLPDLSDLISPVINVEDCTCLCRTPSLDEVKEALSSIPINSSPGSDGFGAGWFKLNTDGSSLGNPRPSGVGGIIRNNQGHLVHAFNSYIGFGSNNRVELLALLRGLKACKNLGIIFVEIELDSQVVISWWNRRRCGIWYLEDFWEDTLALMDSMVCTVRHVYREALDSDDQKHASSTQQQHKAAQLRSKQMDKS, encoded by the exons ATGAGAACTCAGGATGGGGTAGAGCTTAACTCGccagaagaaattcataatggaGCTATTGAGTATTTTGcggattttcttaaaaatactaaccaGTCACGAGTACTTCCGGATTTATCAGATTTGATTTCACCAGTTATTAATGTTGAGGATTGTACATGTCTTTGTCGTACCCCTTCATTGGATGAAGTAAAGGAGGCTCTTTCTTCGATTCCTATAAACAGTTCTCCTGGGTCAGATGGTTTTGGAgcag ggtggtttaaattgaatacagatggtagtagtttAGGAAATCCAAGACCTTCGGgggtgggtggtattattagaaataatcaGGGTCACttggttcatgcttttaattcttatattggttttggttccAATAATAGAGTTGAATTGTTAGCATTGCTGCGGGGTCTTAAAGCTTGTAAAAATCTAGggattatttttgtggaaaTAGAATTAGACTCTCAAGTGGTAATCTCTTGGTGGAATAGGCGAAGATGTGGCATatggtatttggaagatttctGGGAGGATACTCTTGCTCTTATGGATTCGATGGTTTGCACAGTTAGGcatgtttatagggaag CTCTCGATTCTGATGATCAGAAGCATGCATCAAGTACACAACAGCAACACAAGGCAGCACAACTGCGCAGTAAACAGATGGACAAATCGTAA
- the LOC108996125 gene encoding uncharacterized protein LOC108996125, which yields MDDFNQWIHESGLIDLSAQGSNFSWCNGQSGLARAWAKLDRVLLDANLLSLFPTVSCSYLSRTTSDHCPMLVEFFKDTYSYGHPPFRFQQMWVEHPEFIGFIKQVWDVPVIGTGLVILACKIKKVKVALHEWNKRVFGRTNTHIESLEVKVESLEGCLQRKWDIDAERELVLASDELNFWRHREDIILA from the coding sequence ATGGATGATTTTAACCAATGGATCCATGAGAGTGGTTTAATTGATTTAAGTGCACAAGGTAgtaatttttcttggtgtaatggccagagTGGTTTAGCTAGAGCTTGGGCGAAGCTGGATCGTGTTTTATTGGATGCAAATTTATTGTCTTTGTTCCCTACGGTGTCTTGTTCGTACTTATCAAGGACGACTTCGGACCATTGCCCTATGTTGGTTGAATTTTTTAAGGATACTTATTCCTATGGTCATCCTCCATTtagatttcagcaaatgtgggttgagcatccAGAATTTATTGGTTTTATAAAGCAGGTGTGGGATGTGCCGGTGATTGGGACGGGGCTTGTCATTCTTGCTTGTAAGATTAAAAAGGTGAAAGTAGCTCTTCATGAATGGAATAAGCGAGTGTTTGGTAGGACTAATACCCATATTGAATCTTTGGAAGTGAAGGTTGAGAGTCTGGAAGGTTGTCTACAAAGAAAGTGGGATATTGATGCCGAGAGGGAGCTTGTGCTGGCTTcggatgaattaaatttttggaGACATAGGGAAGATATCATATTAGCTTAA
- the LOC118347889 gene encoding twinkle homolog protein, chloroplastic/mitochondrial-like, with product MLTKVKRFAQHHACHVWFVAHPRQLHHWVGGPPNMYDISGSAHFINKCDNGIVVHRNRDPEAGPIDQVQICVRKVRNKVAGTIGDAFLCYNRVTGEFMDIDEPSGKR from the exons ATGCTTACCAAAGTCAAACGTTTTGCTCAACACCATGCCTGTCATGTTTGGTTCGTGGCACATCCTAGACAG TTGCACCATTGGGTTGGGGGTCCGCCTAATATGTATGATATAAGTGGAAGTGCACACTTCATAAACAAATGTGACAATGGGATCGTAGTTCATCGTAATCGAGATCCTGAGGCTGGACCTATTGATCAAGTACAA ATTTGTGTTCGGAAGGTTCGGAATAAGGTTGCTGGAACGATAGGTGATGCCTTCTTGTGTTATAATAG GGTAACTGGTGAATTCATGGATATCGATGAACCATCTGGCAAGAGATAG